The Nematostella vectensis chromosome 11, jaNemVect1.1, whole genome shotgun sequence nucleotide sequence AATAATGAACATACTTGGCACCCAGAACTCTTTGCGGGCGCTTCATAAAAGGTCTCTTTTTGCGGCCGAAGAGAGATAACGCTGGGCCCTCGAGTATTCTTAATAGAAAGCTTCTTTTACCATAACAATCATAACTTCGGCCACGCCAATTTCAAATTTGATTTCTCAGAAGTCTCCTGAATTTTGGCCCTGTTTCTATGCCCCCGAAATCTCGCAGTCTTCCGATTAGAGGGCGATGCCCCTGCACGCTTTATTGGTTTTAGACGACAGAAAGGGGACTGCGCTGACTAgccccaggcgttcttatagggtttcctgtgcttgAGGTGAACCGTGAGGAAATGCTGGATCTGGAACGAGCTGTtccctgtgacgtcacacttTCGACAACCAACCACAGGAGGCCCGGTCATAACGCCTTAGGCTAAGTACTGTGATATCACCATGCTGTGTCGCCTTCTTGAGCCCCAACCACAAAAAAGATGGTTAAGAtagttattaaaaaataaattatcatgTCGTACTCTTCTTGTTTTCTTTCCCTTCTCCGTTAGTGCGAGGGAGACCACCTCTCCGTGtgttaagcaaaaaaaaaaatagaaggcATGCAAAGCACATTTTCTTGCTATcgttaaaaatatttttaaggtGGCCAAGCATTGAGCCTTGAGGCGCTCATCGAATAATTGAACGTGGTCAATCTTAGgagggcttttttttatcaaaaggTCAATGATAAATTAGCCTCTCAAGCTTTTGTGAACAACGTAATTGCTTGAATTATTTCATTTCTTATGTCCGAGGCGAATCgattatttcaaaattctttttatctctGATAGAAAGTGTTTCCTTTACTTTCAAGAAGTAAAAACATTTCTAAGAACCATAACAAAACAAGCTTTCAATGTTAAAATGTTATTGTGGTCTGTCTGTTTTCGTTACTTCACTTCTAACGTACAGCCCCCTTCTTAAACGAAATGTATGCGCGACACGTTGTAATGAAGCGCTTATTTGATGACGGGGAGGGGGCTCTTATTCGAGAAATTATGGTAATGCTAGGTATTGCTTCTCTTCATCTCCCAAATGTACTACTTCAGAAAAGATCCATAcagcacataaaaaaaaacaaagccaaGGTTCTCTTGCTCGTTCGACTCGATATGTTGAAAGAATCGCATTAGAAAAATTTAAGTCTTTAAACTTCATGCGCAAACAGATGGGAAATTTATaggtggggagggggaagcTGTCATAGATATAcagtatctaaaaataacagaGATAAACGGTAAATATAAAACGCGTAGTCGATTCTCTGTTCTACGTACCTGCACATCATTCAAATTTGCAATCGTTGTGGTGGTCCAAATCaaatctctttttttaaaagtgtCAATAGAGgaataaaacaatattttaggaaactttctttatttattatttgcaAATAAGTTATGCTGTTATACTATTTCACATCATGTTTGTTTCTGTCATCTGTCTTGTCCCGATATTAGTTATTCATTAGAATCCCCCGCATAAGGACCACCTGTTTGACAAAGTTGCTTGTCGCCTTTCTTTTTCAAGTataaattatctttttttctcacaCACGAGTTTAAGTCTGTTAGACATGCAGAAGGCGTTTTCATAAAGGCAAAAAGGCAAACGGAtgcgtttttattttgtaatagcCAAATATGGCATTGTAGTAAGATTGTTTGCTAGGACCTTCGTCTTTTTGCTAACATGCGCCCGTCCAACTTCCTCTATAAAGTCAAAAGGGAAGGTGCCTTTTTTAAAGCTTAGAGTTATTGCTGACCTGGCACACGAAATCAATAGCACTTAACAGTTAATGGTAATCAAAGGAAGCAGTTGAAATCGATAAACCATGTTTAAACATTTAAAGCCCTGTTGCGTACATGTATTAAGAATGTTCCATCCTGGAACTGACGAACACAAGCTCCTAGTAATCTCACATACTGACCGAATGATTGTCATGTCTCGTTTCAGCAGAGGtgagcaccccccccccccccccccccccaatacgCTGACGCAACTAGCACACTGGGCCCCCCGTGATTTCAAAAACAACTTAAAAAAGTATAATACAAACGAGGCAGATATAACatgaattaaataaaaaacataaatcatTGTCACAATTAACAATAATTGTCAATATGGGAATTTGCAATTGCGTTTGATGTCTAAATAACTGATAGACACCAAATCTATCCCGCAAACAACCTGACATCTCGAAGCTAAGTTAACAAACAATTCAAGAATCGCCTTCAAGGCTACTTCAGCTATGCAAACTTGGAACAACTTTGCATCGGAAACAGTTGAATAAGGGGCGACTGAAGTAGACTCGAGACTTACGCTAGCGAGCAGCGAACTCAAAACGACGACGCCATCTGAGCGAAGACAGGGAACAAGCAAAGAAAACTGAAAGTGGTTTGACCCTTGGACAATTTTGACGTTTGGGGTGTTGTGAACGCCGTAATTTGTTGGTGACGGGAACAAAGTTTACCGAAATAgccaaaaaataaattggaGGGAGCTAATCTCTCTAAGTGTCTTTTGTTGGCTACCTACGTTCAACACAGGCCTCGTCCGTGAAACTGTGAAAGGTTCTAAGATGAACGGAATCGACGGTAGTAACACCACTTTATCATACAACGCACACAGCCTGCCTTTATCCATCCTAACGTTTATCTTGTCGACTGGTGGAGCCATTAACAACGGCCTTTTGCTGTTAGCGATCTTCTTCGACCCCTGCCATAATCTCCGTACACCGAGCTCGGTACTGGTCACAAACCTTGCAATAACCGACTTGCTAAACTCTTTGATAGCGGGGTATGGCACTTTTGTATTCGACGTGTATAAGTATAAACACTGGGAGTTCAACCAGGCTGCTCTATTGGCCATTATCGTGTCGAGCGCGTTGGCTACCGTCTGTGGCACTTGCTgcataatgttgatgatggcgGAGAGATACATGGCCGTGATCCATCCATTTTTCTACAAGGTCAAAGTCAAACGTGAAAGGGTTAAATTCGTAGTAGCTCTAACATGGATATACAGCTTGGCTTTCAACTTGTTGCCTATAGCGGGGGTCAACAGGCAGCTCTACGGGTTCATCCTATGCCACTTACACGTGACGATTCCCGCGCTTATCATCGGAATTGTCTATCCAAGGCTTATCGTAATTTACCGAAAACGACTCGTGCTAGGTAATGGTATTCCTGTGGCGAGTAGGCACGAGCAGACTGGACGCGAACGGAAGTTTACCTCCGCTATTCTGGCTATAGTGATTTGCTTCTATTTAAGTTTTCTTCCCTACTACGTTGCTCTGAATATCATATATTTCCACCCTAATCGGCACGACGTGGTTATTCAAGTATTCATCGAGGTGTGTTTTGTTGTACTGCTCTCAAGTAATATGATAAACCCAATAGTGTACGCTCTGCGGGTTCCCAAGTACAGAAAAGCGATTCAAGCCATACTTGGCACCAAGGACGCTGCTGTAGGCTCATCGACTTTGACAAAGACAAGAACAGGACAGTAATAATATCGTTCTGGAAAATGACGGTGGGGTAGACTTACCtgaccctgggtaccagagcctccagacttgtctcgtccagtgacgctcagccaaaatgccgcGACGAGCGAAGCATTTTGTCTGGGCatcactggacgagagaagtctggaggttCTGGCATCCAACTTACCTGACTTACGTGGCTTAGACTAGGCACGTATCTGAAagcagtcccccccccccccccaatccccACCCCTTGGTACAGCCTATAAGTGACTGGCTTTTCCTATGGAAGAGATTATCTACACATCCCCCGTCCTGGTCAGGCGCATGCAATATAGCCTCCAGCTCAGCCGTCCTGTGGCGGTTTTCGCAGGAGACCCATGCAATATGACCGAGAAGGAACCCCGCGGAACAATGATGTGAGAACagcataacaaaataaaaaatactgttATGGAATGATAAGATAATGATAAGAAGAAAATCGAGCCTATTATTGAGCGAGTATGCAGCCTCAACAAGTTAGATAAAATGATAAACCAGACATGCACCGTAACGCCGTGCAGCAGCAGCTAAGAGCttaacaggggggggggggggtaaaatcACCTCTGTATGGCAGCTAAAACATTACGGCTGGGCTGAAGATTTCGGTCCCAGCACCGCTTTCTAGCGAGCTGTAATATACAAAgaaacccgcgcattaatggggaggcaataaccaggaccCCAGGCATGTCTTAGTCAGTTatgccacgcacagctcggtGAAATATAGAGTGAATaatatcggggtctttttcacgcttgTGTCTCTTATCTCTTGGGAATTAGCGTTGCTATAATTGTGTGGCAATTTTTTTGTGGGAATTAGTGTTGCTATAGTTGTGTGGCAATTTTGTCATCATGCATAGAACACTGGGACCCAGATATAATATAGCTTTTGGCTAGAGGGGGGTTTGGCCtagtgacaaagggatgagtgggtaatctttttttttttacatatggctttctggcggcccaatgggtgtgtgtgtgtgtggggggggggggggggggttaaaccaattaaaccctccccctagatccgctactgtcTGTCGCGCACGCGCGTATGACATCTTCCGTGTTGTCGCTTTTAGTCCTTGAGTAGCGCACGTACATACAAAGGCACATCTTTCGTGctcagaaacaaaaaaaagcaagCTGAACTATGTTGAAATGTGCGCGATCTAAAAAAAGGTTGGTGTGCTCATTTTAGACAAAAAGTGGAATAATTAGGCGTTCATGTTCTTACATCTGCATCACCATCGGGGGCGTTCGGAGGAAAAAACAAGGGAGTTGTATACAATGAAAGAAAACGTTtgtttcaatatttgttttttatagtGCATACAGCAGAAAACCCTTCGTAAGCTTGTAAGGGAAGAggtcaaaacaattatccaaaCTAGGGACCcgacttttaaaaaaaggttgatGGGTGGCGGgtgataccccccccccccccccccccccctcacatgGTGACGAGGAACCATCCAAGCTAGGGACCCGACTTTTAAAATAGAATGCTAGTGGCGGGTGAtaccccacacacacacacacaactaCAGTGGCAGCGGGCtgtatacccccccccccccccctcccacacacacacacagttgTTGCAACATACACTTGATACACTGTCTATGCGAGCCAATCACAATCCGTATATTTGGGTCGCGACCGTTTCATGGTATATAGTCTCCTTTTGCAGTACGCGGTTTTGTAAGTCGTTGTGGCCTTTAGACTCCTTGttgatcaaataaaaatttaatTAAGCTACAAGTTGAAACGGTAGTTCCGAATCCCCTCAGAAGAAATACGTGCGAAAAACGTCATTCAGGCTTAACACATTGGACAGCTTTTTTGCCATTTGATACACGTCCAACAGATTAACGTCATCATCGTGAAACCAACTATTCTTATACGGATGCGGTGAGTGTCATAAATTTGGCAAAGTTTTTCCATGATTATTCGTTTTGTTAAAACAAAATCTTAATTCTCAAGTATGGAACGAACGCCGCGAAGCTCTGTGTACCTCTGGTACACAGGGTACCGCTCTAATGACACTCTAAACGGAAAATAAAATGTGGAGCTCTGAAACACGTTTTATCTTCATTCACTAAAAATGACTCAATCATGTCTCTCAGCTAACTAAAATAAAGTTTCTTACTCCCTGAGTACAAATTTTAGATAGCAAATTTCATATAATTCGGACTTCGGCGAACTCACGTTGCGACACCGCGTGCCATAAACGAATGCAACACAGAGATCAGACTGATTTTATAGTTAAATTCTTGCCTTTAATAAAACTAAAAGGAAAGCCCCGTAAAAGTCAGCTAAATCATTTTATCGAATAGATTCTCTGCCGCTTTTGTGTACATTTCCTTTGTGATGACAAGTCCAAAGCAGTCCCAGCTGAGGACGTTGGTGGTTGGATTTGTTTTGATAAGGTCGGATCCATCATCACTGTCCCTAGTAAATTGTCTTGCCTACTctgttatttttataatatatatagGTTGGTGGTTGGATTTGTTTTGATAAGGTCGGATCCATCATCACTGTCCCTAGTAAATTGCCTTGCCTACTctgttatttttatataatggggaagaaaaaaaacgcacCGCTCGGGGTCGTGTTACTTATTTACCAGGCGGCGTCGGTTACATAGCGCGTCGTTTGAAAGGTCAAAAGCGCTTTATTATCTATAATCACATAAGGTCTAATTCTCTATTATACTTGGTTCCGAGGGGAAAACCTCTTTTCCACGGAAAACTGTCCCATTTATTAACTGTTAAAATGACATTGATTAGTATGATCAACCATACTGAAGACGAATAGTATTCTACCAAAGCAGAGGCTAGCCTAGCTGACATCGGACACTTGCTGTAATAAGATCCTGGCTCACTGAAAGGATGCGAGCGAGTTCAGGGCGACTCATGGTGcaatgattatttttatttcgggACAATACCCGACACGGCCCAAATTACTTGGAATATTTTTGCACAACTCATCGCCTTACTGGTAGTAAATTCATTCtatgaatataaaaaacaacaacttctGCTCAAGTAAAGCTTGGTGTTAATTGAAAAACCTGACGTTTGGCCTAGTTCTGGCCGCCTCCAGAACAGGCCAGCGTAGCCTTTGAAGATCGTTGAAAATTGTCCTGGTCGAACAAACGCATTCGCACTTTTCCCGCTAGCgttgacagtttttttttcgtcaaa carries:
- the LOC5508120 gene encoding melanopsin, whose product is MNGIDGSNTTLSYNAHSLPLSILTFILSTGGAINNGLLLLAIFFDPCHNLRTPSSVLVTNLAITDLLNSLIAGYGTFVFDVYKYKHWEFNQAALLAIIVSSALATVCGTCCIMLMMAERYMAVIHPFFYKVKVKRERVKFVVALTWIYSLAFNLLPIAGVNRQLYGFILCHLHVTIPALIIGIVYPRLIVIYRKRLVLGNGIPVASRHEQTGRERKFTSAILAIVICFYLSFLPYYVALNIIYFHPNRHDVVIQVFIEVCFVVLLSSNMINPIVYALRVPKYRKAIQAILGTKDAAVGSSTLTKTRTGQ